The following proteins are co-located in the Deltaproteobacteria bacterium genome:
- the dacB gene encoding D-alanyl-D-alanine carboxypeptidase/D-alanyl-D-alanine-endopeptidase: MVAPARVALALGAAAVAAALAPAAARAQAGDGAAAAIGAAVEASIRERPLLHSARVGIAVVDVATGRELYARDGDGGYSVASNAKLATAAAALARLGPDFRYETAVYADTFDAASGTVRGDLIAVGRGDPSLDADDLRRLARQLRAAGVRRVTGGLALDDSYFDAEALPPHFDEQPDEHASFRAPVSALALNFNAVAIVVRPGAKAGAPAVVSVDPPNDYVRVAGGVATTRSGRQRVSVVPVARPGALEVKVAGRVRADSGVRRYRLRVPDPFAYFGAALRHALAAEGIQLRRRTVVRATPSPQALRLAAVASPPLAVLVRGMGKYSNNFVAEMVFKTLGAESRAEPGPATWRDAQRAVRDFLVADIGLADGSFRLENGSGLFDATDMTPRQLARLLRAAYRDFRYGPDFVAALAFGGADGTLSERFVDGPADRQVRAKTGTLDGVSALSGYVAVDGARPLAFSILVNDVPDARGALRDARGLQDDIVEALIAWLREPP; the protein is encoded by the coding sequence ATGGTCGCGCCGGCCCGCGTTGCGCTCGCGCTCGGCGCGGCGGCGGTCGCCGCCGCGCTCGCGCCCGCCGCCGCGCGCGCGCAGGCCGGCGACGGCGCGGCCGCGGCGATCGGCGCGGCAGTCGAAGCGAGCATCCGCGAGCGGCCGCTGCTGCACAGCGCGCGGGTGGGCATCGCGGTGGTGGACGTGGCCACCGGGCGCGAGCTGTACGCGCGCGACGGCGACGGCGGCTACAGCGTCGCGTCGAACGCCAAGCTCGCCACCGCCGCGGCCGCGCTCGCGCGCCTCGGCCCGGATTTCCGCTACGAGACGGCCGTGTACGCGGACACGTTCGACGCGGCCAGCGGGACGGTGCGCGGCGACCTGATCGCCGTCGGCCGCGGCGACCCCTCGCTCGACGCCGACGATCTGCGCCGCCTGGCGCGCCAACTGCGCGCGGCGGGCGTGCGCCGCGTCACCGGCGGCCTGGCACTCGACGACAGCTACTTCGACGCGGAGGCGCTGCCGCCGCACTTCGACGAACAGCCCGACGAACACGCCTCGTTCCGCGCGCCGGTGTCGGCGCTCGCGCTGAACTTCAACGCCGTCGCGATCGTCGTGCGGCCCGGCGCGAAGGCCGGCGCGCCCGCCGTCGTGTCGGTCGATCCGCCGAACGACTACGTGCGCGTCGCCGGCGGCGTCGCCACGACCCGGTCCGGGCGCCAGCGCGTGTCGGTGGTCCCAGTCGCCCGCCCCGGCGCGCTCGAAGTCAAGGTCGCCGGCCGCGTGCGCGCCGATTCGGGCGTGCGGCGCTACCGGCTGCGCGTCCCCGATCCGTTCGCGTACTTCGGCGCCGCCCTGCGCCACGCGCTCGCCGCCGAGGGCATCCAGCTGCGCCGCCGCACGGTCGTCCGCGCCACGCCCTCGCCGCAAGCCCTGCGCCTCGCGGCGGTCGCCAGCCCGCCGTTGGCCGTGCTCGTCCGCGGCATGGGCAAGTACTCCAACAACTTCGTCGCCGAGATGGTGTTCAAGACCCTCGGCGCCGAGTCGCGCGCCGAGCCGGGCCCCGCCACCTGGCGCGACGCGCAGCGCGCCGTCCGCGACTTCCTCGTGGCCGACATCGGCCTGGCCGACGGCAGCTTCCGCCTCGAAAACGGCTCGGGCCTGTTCGACGCCACCGACATGACGCCGCGCCAGCTCGCGCGGCTGTTGCGCGCGGCCTACCGCGACTTCCGCTACGGACCGGACTTCGTCGCCGCGCTCGCGTTCGGCGGCGCCGACGGCACGCTGTCCGAGCGGTTCGTCGACGGCCCCGCCGACCGCCAGGTGCGCGCCAAGACCGGCACGCTCGACGGCGTGTCGGCGCTCAGCGGCTACGTCGCGGTCGACGGCGCGCGCCCGCTCGCGTTTTCGATCCTCGTCAACGACGTGCCGGACGCGCGCGGCGCGCTGCGCGATGCGCGCGGGCTGCAAGACGACATCGTCGAGGCGTTGATCGCGTGGTTGCGCGAGCCGCCGTGA